A single genomic interval of Stieleria maiorica harbors:
- a CDS encoding TIGR00282 family metallophosphoesterase: MKFLFLGDIVGKPGMSAVLQNTQRIREELDLDYVIANAENASDGSGLMPKQFERLIDGGIDGVTLGDHIFRRKEIIRTLEKSDRIVKPANYPDEASGRRWSLVKRGGRRPLAFVSIMGRVFMRPVDCPFKALDEVLAEIEPHTDHILVDVHAEATSDKQCIGRYLDGRVTAVLGTHTHVPTADTCILPSRTAFQCDVGMCGPYESIIGRDIERVTHTTRTAEPCHFHVATGDVRLCGAIVESDAEGRAVKIERFEQRVIVN, from the coding sequence ATGAAGTTCCTGTTTCTCGGAGACATCGTCGGAAAACCGGGCATGAGCGCTGTGCTGCAAAATACGCAGCGGATCCGCGAGGAGTTGGACTTGGACTACGTGATCGCCAATGCGGAGAACGCTTCGGACGGTTCGGGTTTGATGCCCAAGCAATTCGAGCGGTTGATCGACGGCGGAATCGACGGGGTCACCTTGGGGGACCACATCTTTCGTCGCAAAGAGATCATCCGGACGCTGGAAAAAAGTGATCGCATCGTCAAACCGGCCAATTACCCCGACGAGGCTTCGGGGCGACGCTGGTCACTGGTCAAACGAGGCGGGCGGCGGCCTTTGGCGTTCGTCTCGATCATGGGACGCGTGTTCATGCGACCGGTCGATTGTCCCTTCAAGGCGCTCGATGAAGTGTTGGCCGAAATCGAGCCGCACACCGATCACATCCTGGTTGATGTGCATGCCGAAGCCACCAGCGACAAGCAATGCATCGGTCGCTACCTGGACGGCCGGGTCACCGCCGTGCTCGGCACCCACACGCACGTCCCCACCGCGGACACGTGCATCCTGCCCAGTCGAACCGCGTTTCAATGCGACGTCGGCATGTGCGGGCCGTACGAGAGCATCATCGGGCGAGACATCGAACGGGTCACCCACACCACACGAACCGCAGAGCCCTGTCACTTTCACGTGGCCACCGGTGACGTGCGGCTGTGCGGTGCGATTGTCGAATCGGACGCCGAGGGGCGTGCGGTCAAGATTGAACGATTCGAACAGCGCGTGATCGTCAACTAA
- a CDS encoding BON domain-containing protein, translating to MTTMQTREIVTAASALLAKSSVPELRSLRVDEESNELQLHGNVRSFYHKQLAQEAVLPVAGSLQVVNHVDVRN from the coding sequence ATGACGACGATGCAAACCCGAGAGATCGTGACAGCGGCATCTGCTCTCCTTGCAAAAAGCTCGGTGCCGGAACTTCGTTCGCTGCGAGTGGATGAGGAATCTAACGAGCTGCAGCTTCACGGCAACGTCCGCAGCTTCTATCACAAGCAACTGGCACAAGAGGCCGTGCTGCCGGTCGCCGGGTCGTTGCAAGTGGTCAACCACGTCGACGTTCGCAACTGA
- a CDS encoding response regulator transcription factor — protein MRPHILVVEDEKHLGVGIKYNLEADNYRVTLVEDGPTALRLIDASSEPIHLIVLDLMLPGMSGYTVCETIRDAGVTTPILMLSARTLAEDRARGFDVGANQYMNKPFELDELLSRVKNLLQHSPPSPGKASQRRMRASVDYIEFGNVSAHFLNHEVSVGGKTVPMTPKQLKLLKYFVENPDRVISRSELLSEVWEINGNLQTRAVDQTVAQLRKIIEPDSSQPTHLLTIRDAGYRFILGPTDGQAE, from the coding sequence ATGCGTCCTCATATCCTTGTCGTCGAAGATGAAAAGCACTTGGGGGTCGGAATCAAGTACAACCTTGAAGCCGACAACTATCGCGTCACGTTGGTCGAAGACGGACCGACGGCGCTGCGATTGATCGATGCGTCCAGCGAACCGATCCATTTGATCGTCTTGGATTTAATGCTGCCGGGGATGAGCGGCTACACGGTTTGCGAGACGATTCGCGACGCCGGGGTCACCACGCCGATCTTGATGCTGTCGGCCCGAACGCTGGCCGAAGACCGCGCGCGGGGTTTTGACGTCGGCGCCAACCAATACATGAACAAGCCCTTCGAACTGGATGAACTACTGAGCCGGGTAAAGAACCTGCTGCAGCATTCCCCTCCCTCCCCGGGCAAGGCGTCGCAGCGCCGCATGCGTGCATCGGTCGATTACATCGAGTTCGGCAACGTTTCGGCACACTTTCTTAACCACGAGGTTTCCGTCGGCGGAAAGACGGTCCCGATGACACCCAAGCAATTGAAACTGCTGAAGTACTTTGTCGAAAACCCCGACCGCGTAATCAGCCGCAGCGAATTATTGAGCGAAGTTTGGGAGATCAACGGAAACCTGCAAACACGCGCGGTCGATCAAACCGTCGCGCAATTGCGCAAGATCATCGAACCCGATAGCAGTCAACCGACCCACCTGCTGACGATTCGTGACGCCGGTTACCGATTCATCTTGGGACCGACGGACGGTCAAGCGGAGTGA
- a CDS encoding sensor histidine kinase, translating to MLERRSLRAPVTLGVVLIVLVVILGAIYTVSSFIGSERSGLFWTLFILGSLLLLSILAGVIVYLTLTIKAVRLNQRQSNFIDSVTHELKSPIASLKLYLQTMSRHSVDESQQRDFHRIMLEDVERLDALINHLLDAARIDRGSEPEDDEVFRLDQMLAECGEAACMRYRLPTETVQVDSTPVTIRSRSVQVEILFRNLIDNAIKYGGSPPEVIASIRPVEGKGKEDQVVVSITDNGAGIPYDKRRKIFGRFVRLGNELERSTPGTGLGLYLVRTVSKSVGASVRIRGRREIDGNAGTVFEVTMKNVVTDTNLKPET from the coding sequence ATGCTCGAACGCCGTTCCCTGCGAGCCCCCGTCACTCTGGGGGTCGTCCTGATCGTCCTGGTGGTGATCCTCGGTGCGATCTATACGGTGTCTAGCTTCATCGGCTCGGAGCGCAGCGGGTTGTTCTGGACGCTGTTCATCCTGGGCAGCCTGTTGCTGTTGAGCATTCTCGCCGGAGTGATTGTCTATTTGACGCTGACGATCAAGGCCGTTCGTTTAAACCAACGCCAATCCAACTTCATCGACTCGGTCACCCATGAACTGAAAAGCCCGATCGCGTCGTTGAAGCTGTACCTGCAGACGATGTCGCGGCACAGCGTCGACGAAAGCCAGCAACGTGACTTCCACCGCATCATGTTGGAAGACGTCGAACGGCTGGACGCCCTGATCAACCACCTGTTGGACGCGGCCCGCATCGACCGGGGAAGCGAACCCGAAGACGACGAGGTGTTCCGGCTGGACCAAATGCTTGCCGAATGCGGCGAAGCGGCATGCATGCGCTACCGCCTGCCGACCGAGACGGTCCAAGTCGACAGCACCCCCGTGACGATCCGCAGCCGTTCGGTCCAGGTCGAAATCTTATTCCGCAACCTGATCGACAACGCCATCAAATACGGCGGGTCTCCCCCCGAAGTCATTGCGTCGATTCGCCCAGTTGAAGGAAAAGGAAAAGAAGATCAAGTGGTCGTTTCGATCACCGACAACGGCGCGGGAATCCCCTATGACAAACGCCGCAAGATTTTCGGCCGATTCGTGCGTCTGGGAAACGAACTCGAACGCAGCACTCCGGGCACCGGACTGGGGCTGTACCTGGTGCGGACGGTCAGCAAATCCGTCGGTGCGAGCGTCAGGATTCGGGGCCGGCGCGAAATCGACGGCAACGCAGGCACCGTTTTCGAAGTCACCATGAAAAACGTCGTCACCGACACCAACCTGAAACCTGAAACCTGA